One Micromonospora eburnea genomic region harbors:
- the sucD gene encoding succinate--CoA ligase subunit alpha: MAIWLTKDSKVIVQGMTGSEGSKHTRRMLAAGTNVVGGTNPRKAGQTVDFDGTALPVFATVADAMKETGADVTVIFVPPQFTKAAVIEAIDAGIELAVVITEGVPVHDTAAFWAYNVAKGERTRIIGPNCPGIASPGASNAGIIPADITGSGRIGLVSKSGTLTYQMMYELRDIGFSTCVGIGGDPIIGTTHIDALAAFEADPDTDAIVMIGEIGGDAEERAAEFIKANVTKPVVGYIAGFTAPPGKTMGHAGAIISGSAGTAEAKKTALEAVGVKVGKTPTETAKLMREIMSGR, from the coding sequence ATGGCTATCTGGCTGACCAAGGACTCCAAGGTCATCGTGCAGGGGATGACCGGTTCCGAGGGTTCCAAGCACACCCGGCGGATGCTGGCCGCCGGCACCAACGTCGTCGGCGGCACCAACCCGCGCAAGGCGGGCCAGACCGTCGACTTCGACGGCACCGCGCTGCCGGTCTTCGCGACCGTCGCGGACGCCATGAAGGAGACCGGGGCCGACGTCACGGTCATCTTCGTGCCGCCGCAGTTCACCAAGGCCGCGGTGATCGAGGCGATCGACGCCGGCATCGAGCTGGCCGTGGTGATCACCGAGGGCGTGCCGGTGCACGACACCGCCGCGTTCTGGGCGTACAACGTGGCCAAGGGCGAGCGGACCCGGATCATCGGCCCGAACTGCCCGGGCATCGCCTCCCCGGGTGCCTCCAACGCCGGCATCATCCCGGCCGACATCACCGGCAGCGGTCGGATCGGCCTGGTCAGCAAGAGCGGCACGCTGACCTACCAGATGATGTACGAGCTGCGCGACATCGGCTTCTCGACCTGCGTCGGCATCGGCGGTGACCCGATCATCGGCACCACCCACATCGACGCCCTGGCCGCGTTCGAGGCGGACCCGGACACCGACGCCATCGTGATGATCGGCGAGATCGGCGGCGACGCCGAGGAGCGGGCGGCCGAGTTCATCAAGGCCAACGTCACCAAGCCGGTGGTCGGCTACATCGCCGGCTTCACCGCCCCGCCCGGCAAGACCATGGGCCACGCCGGCGCGATCATCTCCGGCTCGGCGGGCACCGCCGAGGCGAAGAAGACGGCGCTGGAGGCGGTCGGCGTCAAGGTCGGCAAGACCCCGACCGAGACCGCCAAGCTGATGCGGGAGATCATGTCCGGCCGCTGA
- the sucC gene encoding ADP-forming succinate--CoA ligase subunit beta has protein sequence MDLYEYQGRDLFERHGLPVLAGGVATTPEEARAIAERLGGRVVVKAQVKVGGRGKAGGVKLAEGAEETVARATDILGMDIKGHTVHKVMITVTADVAEEYYFSYLLDRANRTFLCIASVAGGMDIEQVAAETPEKVVKAPIDANVGVDEAKAREIVTAAGFPAEVADQVVDVAVKLWQAFVAEDATLVEVNPLAKTKDGKLLLLDAKVSLDENAGFRHPDHEALVDQASVDPLEQAAKEKDLNYVKLDGEVGIIGNGAGLVMSTLDVVAYAGERHGGVKPANFLDIGGGASAAVMANGLEIVLSDPSVKSVFVNVFGGITACDEVANGIVQALALLEQRGEQVTKPLVVRLDGNNAEAGRAILDGANNPLVQRVDTMDGAAERAAELAAAGV, from the coding sequence GTGGACCTGTACGAGTACCAGGGGCGGGACCTGTTCGAGCGGCACGGGTTGCCCGTGCTCGCCGGCGGCGTCGCCACTACCCCGGAGGAGGCCCGCGCGATCGCCGAACGCCTCGGCGGCCGGGTGGTCGTCAAGGCGCAGGTGAAGGTCGGCGGCCGTGGTAAGGCCGGCGGCGTGAAGCTGGCCGAGGGCGCGGAGGAGACGGTGGCCCGCGCCACCGACATCCTCGGGATGGACATCAAGGGTCACACGGTCCACAAGGTCATGATCACCGTGACCGCGGACGTGGCCGAGGAGTACTACTTCTCGTACCTGCTCGACCGGGCGAACCGCACCTTCCTCTGCATCGCCAGCGTGGCGGGCGGCATGGACATCGAGCAGGTCGCCGCCGAGACCCCGGAGAAGGTGGTCAAGGCCCCGATCGACGCCAACGTCGGTGTGGACGAGGCGAAGGCGCGCGAGATCGTGACCGCCGCCGGCTTCCCGGCCGAGGTGGCCGACCAGGTCGTCGACGTCGCGGTGAAGCTGTGGCAGGCGTTCGTGGCCGAGGACGCCACGCTGGTCGAGGTGAACCCGCTGGCCAAGACCAAGGACGGCAAGCTGCTGCTGCTGGACGCGAAGGTCAGCCTCGACGAGAACGCCGGGTTCCGGCACCCGGACCACGAGGCGCTGGTCGACCAGGCGTCGGTCGACCCGCTGGAGCAGGCCGCCAAGGAGAAGGACCTCAACTACGTCAAGCTCGACGGCGAGGTCGGCATCATCGGCAACGGCGCGGGCCTGGTCATGTCCACCCTCGACGTGGTGGCGTACGCGGGCGAGCGGCACGGTGGCGTCAAGCCGGCCAACTTCCTCGACATCGGTGGTGGCGCGAGCGCCGCGGTGATGGCGAACGGCCTGGAGATCGTGCTCTCCGACCCGTCGGTCAAGAGCGTCTTCGTCAACGTCTTCGGCGGCATCACCGCCTGCGACGAGGTCGCCAACGGTATCGTGCAGGCGCTGGCGTTGCTGGAGCAGCGGGGCGAGCAGGTCACCAAGCCGCTCGTCGTCCGCCTCGACGGCAACAACGCCGAGGCCGGTCGGGCGATCCTCGACGGCGCGAACAACCCGCTGGTCCAGCGGGTCGACACCATGGACGGCGCGGCCGAGCGGGCCGCCGAGCTGGCGGCTGCGGGGGTCTGA
- a CDS encoding cobalamin B12-binding domain-containing protein codes for MSSRIRVVVAKPGLDGHDRGAKVVARALRDAGMEVIYTGLHQTPEQIVETAIQEDADAVGLSVLSGAHMTLFKRVLELLAERDAADIVVFGGGIIPDADIPELEQLGVAKIFTPGATTQSIVEWVRGNVAQPVG; via the coding sequence ATGAGCTCTCGTATCCGGGTCGTCGTCGCGAAGCCTGGCCTGGACGGCCACGACCGCGGCGCGAAGGTCGTCGCGCGTGCGCTGCGCGACGCTGGCATGGAGGTCATCTACACGGGCCTGCACCAGACGCCGGAGCAGATCGTGGAGACCGCCATCCAGGAGGACGCCGACGCGGTCGGCCTCTCCGTGCTGTCCGGCGCGCACATGACCCTTTTCAAGCGGGTGCTCGAACTGCTCGCCGAGCGCGACGCGGCCGACATCGTGGTCTTCGGCGGCGGCATCATCCCGGACGCCGACATCCCCGAGCTGGAGCAGCTCGGCGTCGCGAAGATCTTCACTCCGGGTGCCACCACCCAGTCCATCGTCGAGTGGGTCCGGGGAAACGTCGCCCAGCCGGTTGGCTGA
- a CDS encoding M23 family metallopeptidase codes for MRQRLSSEPDRYRGRRRVPTPPRSRYAAVVTTAFVGAGIVALGANALPDAKSVSPSVLDELKQASITSQDAAARSDSADRASRSDRTDGKATAEQDVWLLPLHNYDFKTSYGMHWGKLHTGIDLVAPEGTPYVAIHAGTVTKAGWFGGYGYAVIVQHADGSEAIYGHSSALNVKEGQQVQAGDQLGLVGNTGHSYGSHLHLEVHVNGKPLDPVPWLKKRDVDIQLQIEAIYGEVAAS; via the coding sequence GTGCGCCAGCGCCTGTCGTCTGAGCCCGATAGATATCGCGGCCGTCGCCGCGTACCCACCCCTCCACGTAGCCGCTACGCCGCGGTCGTCACCACCGCCTTCGTGGGAGCCGGCATCGTCGCCCTCGGCGCGAACGCCCTCCCCGACGCCAAGAGCGTCAGCCCGTCGGTCCTGGACGAGCTCAAGCAGGCGTCGATCACCAGCCAGGACGCGGCGGCCCGGAGCGACAGCGCCGACCGCGCCTCCCGGTCCGACCGGACGGACGGCAAGGCCACCGCGGAGCAGGACGTCTGGCTGCTCCCCCTGCACAACTACGACTTCAAGACGTCGTATGGCATGCACTGGGGCAAGCTGCACACCGGCATCGACCTCGTTGCCCCGGAAGGCACCCCGTACGTCGCGATCCACGCTGGCACGGTCACCAAGGCCGGCTGGTTCGGCGGCTACGGCTACGCGGTGATCGTCCAGCACGCGGATGGCAGCGAGGCGATCTACGGCCACTCCTCGGCGCTCAACGTCAAGGAGGGCCAGCAGGTCCAGGCCGGCGACCAGCTCGGCCTGGTCGGGAACACCGGCCACTCCTACGGCTCGCACCTGCACCTGGAGGTCCATGTCAACGGGAAGCCGTTGGACCCGGTGCCGTGGCTCAAGAAGCGCGACGTGGACATTCAGCTCCAGATCGAGGCAATCTACGGCGAGGTAGCCGCGTCCTGA
- a CDS encoding M23 family metallopeptidase: protein MKVPVQEDSSIQNENTPDTPGRHRLRTRTGRRGTYLVIGAVALVGLGLGGVVVTTEADRRTQEPTPAAVDFDARARAEAAARADRSARESTAPVTPSATPATPSPSPTSPSPSPTTASPKPKPTKTATTKPTPKKTAAPKPAWVIPMAGAEITSCYGPRWGTLHAGIDFAMPSGTPIHAAAAGTVVKAGDAGDGYGNSVFIDHHNGYLTHYAHQSRLIVGVGDKVTAGQVIGYEGSTGDSTGPHLHFEVHQGAMWNQIDPAPFLRARGIGVAC from the coding sequence ATGAAGGTCCCCGTGCAGGAAGACAGCTCCATCCAGAACGAGAACACCCCGGACACCCCCGGCCGGCACCGGCTGCGCACGCGCACGGGCCGGCGTGGCACCTACCTCGTCATCGGCGCGGTCGCGCTGGTCGGTCTCGGTCTCGGTGGCGTCGTTGTCACCACCGAAGCCGACCGCCGTACGCAGGAGCCGACCCCGGCCGCCGTCGACTTCGATGCCCGGGCCCGGGCCGAGGCCGCCGCCCGGGCTGACCGCTCCGCCCGGGAGTCGACCGCCCCGGTCACCCCGTCCGCCACCCCGGCCACTCCGTCGCCGAGCCCGACCAGCCCGTCGCCGAGCCCGACCACGGCGAGCCCGAAGCCGAAGCCGACGAAGACCGCCACCACCAAGCCGACGCCCAAGAAGACCGCCGCGCCGAAGCCCGCGTGGGTCATCCCGATGGCCGGTGCGGAGATCACCTCCTGCTACGGGCCGCGGTGGGGCACCCTGCACGCCGGCATCGACTTCGCGATGCCCAGCGGCACGCCGATCCACGCCGCCGCGGCGGGCACCGTGGTCAAGGCTGGTGATGCAGGCGACGGGTACGGCAACTCGGTCTTCATCGACCACCACAACGGCTACCTGACCCACTACGCGCACCAGAGCCGCCTGATCGTCGGCGTCGGCGACAAGGTGACCGCCGGTCAGGTCATCGGCTACGAGGGCTCCACCGGCGACTCCACCGGCCCGCACCTGCACTTCGAGGTGCACCAGGGCGCGATGTGGAACCAGATCGACCCCGCGCCGTTCCTGCGCGCCCGGGGCATCGGCGTGGCCTGCTGA
- the pcrA gene encoding DNA helicase PcrA translates to MHPLFDIPASPPAPDSSRPTSPHRPGGDNSGPAGGHDPATAPSAGDGSSSARLSSRGNLEPSARSVPQDLLAGLNGPQRDAVTHAGSPLLIVAGAGSGKTRVLTNRIAYLLGARGVHPGEIIAITFTNKAAGEMKDRVAALVGPRARLMWVSTFHSACVRILRAEHEHAGLKSTFSIYDADDSRRLMQLVARELDLDPKRYPARGLAAQVSNLKNELVDPEEFATRAKGPNERALSEAYTLYQRRLREAHALDFDDLIMATVHLLQSHPHVAESYRRRFRHVLVDEYQDTNHAQYVLIKELVSGTEGVEPAELCVVGDADQSIYAFRGATIRNILEFERDFTDARTILLEQNYRSTQTILNAANAVIDRNTSRKPKRLWSDAGAGEQIVGYVADTEHAEADWVAREIDRLVDAGDTRPGDVAVFYRTNAMSRVFEEVFIRVGLPYKVVGGVRFYERKEVRDALAYLRAVVNDDDTVSLRRILNTPRRGIGERAEACVEALASRDRISFGAALRRAKDAPGISTRAANGIAEFVALLDSARELAVTGTPEEVLEALLTRSGYLTELEESLDPQDAGRVDNLQELVSVAREYTERIEALGEEGERATVAGFLEQVALVADADQVPSDDPDHQGVVTLMTLHTAKGLEFPVVFLSGLEDGVFPHLRSLGDNRELEEERRLAYVGITRARQRLYLSRAVTRSAWGQPAYNPPSRFLEELPPALVRWERTEGSYTSWAGGGGGVGGRADRAPGGFTGGTPKATQLARRLGVDASRLSTASELKQAPKVSVGDRVNHQRYGLGRVLAVEGHGPGARAQIDFGDQTLWLVLRHAPIDKL, encoded by the coding sequence ATGCATCCTCTCTTCGACATTCCCGCGTCCCCGCCCGCGCCGGATTCCTCCCGGCCGACCTCGCCGCACCGGCCCGGAGGCGACAACTCCGGCCCGGCGGGCGGCCATGATCCGGCCACCGCACCCTCGGCCGGCGACGGCTCCAGCTCGGCGCGTCTGTCGTCGCGCGGCAACCTGGAGCCGTCGGCCCGGTCGGTCCCGCAGGACCTCCTCGCCGGGCTGAACGGCCCGCAGCGGGACGCGGTCACCCACGCCGGTTCCCCCCTGCTGATCGTGGCCGGCGCCGGCTCCGGCAAGACCCGGGTGCTGACCAACCGGATCGCGTACCTGCTCGGCGCGCGGGGGGTGCACCCGGGCGAGATCATCGCGATCACGTTCACCAACAAGGCCGCCGGTGAGATGAAGGACCGGGTGGCCGCGCTGGTCGGCCCGCGTGCCCGGCTGATGTGGGTGTCGACCTTCCACTCGGCCTGCGTCCGGATCCTGCGCGCCGAGCACGAGCACGCCGGCCTGAAGTCCACCTTCTCGATCTACGACGCGGACGACTCCCGGCGGCTGATGCAACTGGTCGCCCGGGAGCTGGACCTCGATCCAAAGCGCTACCCGGCGCGCGGGCTGGCGGCCCAGGTCTCCAACCTGAAGAACGAACTGGTCGATCCGGAGGAGTTCGCGACCCGGGCCAAGGGCCCCAACGAGCGGGCCCTGTCGGAGGCCTACACGCTCTACCAACGGCGGCTGCGCGAGGCGCACGCCCTGGACTTCGACGACCTGATCATGGCGACGGTGCACCTGCTCCAGTCGCACCCGCACGTCGCGGAGAGCTACCGACGCCGGTTCCGGCACGTCCTCGTCGACGAGTACCAGGACACCAACCACGCCCAGTACGTGCTGATCAAGGAGCTGGTCTCCGGCACCGAGGGGGTCGAGCCGGCGGAGCTGTGCGTGGTCGGCGACGCCGACCAGTCGATCTACGCGTTCCGGGGCGCGACCATCCGCAACATCCTGGAGTTCGAGCGCGACTTCACCGACGCCCGGACGATCCTGCTGGAGCAGAACTACCGCTCCACCCAGACCATCCTCAACGCCGCCAACGCGGTGATCGACCGGAACACCTCCCGCAAGCCCAAGCGGCTCTGGAGCGACGCCGGGGCCGGCGAGCAGATCGTCGGCTACGTGGCCGACACCGAACACGCCGAGGCGGACTGGGTGGCCCGGGAGATCGACCGGCTGGTCGACGCCGGTGACACCCGCCCGGGTGACGTGGCCGTCTTCTACCGCACCAACGCCATGTCCCGGGTCTTCGAGGAGGTGTTCATCCGGGTCGGCCTGCCGTACAAGGTGGTCGGCGGGGTGCGCTTCTACGAGCGCAAGGAGGTCCGCGACGCGCTGGCCTACCTGCGCGCGGTGGTCAACGACGACGACACGGTCAGCCTGCGTCGGATCCTCAACACCCCCCGCCGGGGCATCGGTGAGCGGGCCGAGGCGTGCGTGGAGGCGCTGGCCAGCCGCGACCGGATCTCCTTCGGCGCGGCGCTGCGGCGGGCCAAGGACGCGCCCGGGATCTCGACCCGGGCGGCCAACGGGATCGCCGAGTTCGTCGCCCTCCTCGACTCCGCGCGCGAGCTGGCCGTGACCGGCACTCCCGAGGAGGTGTTGGAGGCGCTGCTGACCCGCTCGGGCTACCTCACCGAGCTGGAGGAGAGCCTGGACCCGCAGGACGCCGGCCGGGTGGACAACCTCCAGGAGCTGGTCAGCGTCGCCCGCGAGTACACCGAGCGGATCGAGGCGCTGGGCGAGGAGGGGGAGCGGGCCACCGTGGCCGGCTTCCTGGAGCAGGTCGCGCTGGTCGCCGACGCCGACCAGGTCCCCAGCGACGACCCCGACCACCAGGGCGTGGTCACCCTGATGACGCTGCACACGGCCAAGGGCCTGGAGTTCCCGGTGGTCTTCCTGAGCGGCCTGGAGGACGGCGTCTTCCCGCACCTGCGCTCGCTGGGCGACAACCGCGAGCTGGAGGAGGAGCGGCGGCTGGCGTACGTGGGGATCACCCGGGCCCGGCAGCGCCTCTACCTGTCCCGGGCGGTCACCCGGTCGGCCTGGGGGCAGCCGGCGTACAACCCACCCTCGCGATTCCTGGAGGAGCTGCCACCGGCGCTGGTCCGCTGGGAGCGCACCGAGGGCTCGTACACCTCGTGGGCCGGCGGCGGCGGGGGCGTCGGCGGCCGCGCGGACCGCGCGCCCGGCGGCTTCACCGGGGGTACGCCCAAGGCGACCCAGCTGGCGAGGCGGCTCGGGGTGGACGCCAGCCGGCTGTCCACCGCCAGCGAGCTGAAGCAGGCGCCGAAGGTGTCGGTGGGGGACCGGGTGAACCACCAGCGCTACGGCCTCGGCCGGGTGCTGGCGGTGGAGGGGCACGGCCCCGGCGCCCGGGCGCAGATCGACTTCGGTGACCAGACCCTGTGGCTGGTGCTCCGGCACGCCCCGATCGACAAGCTCTGA
- a CDS encoding chorismate mutase translates to MMTDVVESSGSLARHDQPNETDPTGAATARTGTDDSAAAERIVAIRERIDEIDRTIVALWQERAALSQEVGATRMAAGGTRLVLSREREILERFRQALGADGTQLALLLLRAGRGPL, encoded by the coding sequence ATGATGACTGACGTGGTGGAGTCCAGCGGTAGCCTGGCGCGGCACGACCAGCCGAACGAGACAGACCCGACCGGGGCCGCGACGGCCCGGACCGGCACCGACGACTCGGCCGCGGCCGAGCGGATCGTGGCCATCCGGGAGCGGATCGACGAGATCGACCGCACCATCGTCGCGCTCTGGCAGGAACGCGCCGCCCTGTCCCAGGAGGTCGGAGCCACCCGGATGGCCGCCGGCGGGACCCGGCTCGTGCTCTCCCGGGAGCGGGAGATCCTGGAGCGGTTCCGTCAGGCGCTCGGCGCGGACGGCACCCAGCTCGCGCTGCTGCTACTGCGTGCCGGCCGCGGACCCCTGTGA